From the genome of Streptomyces sp. NBC_00523:
AGTGGGTCGCCCACGCCAAGACCACCCAGGACGACTTCTGGCACACGCTGCTGGACGAGGAGTTCCGTACCCTCCACATCGGCCCGGACCGCCCGCAGGAGGCCCGGAACTGGATCAGGACCGTCCCCGGCCGCGGCTGGTTCTCCCTCATCCGCTGGTACGGCCCCGAGCAGGCGTTCTTCGCCCGCCGCTACAAGCCGGGCGACTTCGTCAGGACGGAGGGCTGAGCCGAGGCGCCGCCCCCTAAGCCTCCGGCTCCCAGTCCCGCAGCAGGTCGAACAGCTTCCCGTCCCCCTCGATCCGCAGGGCGTCCGCCGGGATCCGGTCGTACAGATAGAGGACCAGGTCGCCGGCCGGACCCCGGGCGGCCACCCCGGCCGTGCCGGCGCCCTCGGCGGTGGGCGCGGGAATGCGGTCGGGGCGGGCGCCGTCGGCGTCGACCACGAGGCGCCAGGAGCGGCCCTCGGAGGCGTGGAAGTCGAAGGCCGCCGGCGCATGCGGCCAGGGGCTCGGCGTCGCGACGCAGGTGAACAGGAACTCCTCGACACCGTCGAGCCCCACCGCCTCCGGCAGCGGCTCCGGTGCACCCAGGGCGCACTGGGCGTCGTACGTGTGCACCGCGCTCTCCTGCACCCGGTGGCGGGCGACACCCCAGGCGTTCTGCGGCGTCCGGCCCGCCGGCCACCAGGTCCAGCAGCCGTGCTCCGGACCCGCGTCCCGGAGCGTGTCGAGCAGTTGCCCCGTGGACTCGGCGAGCCAGGCCACCAGCGCTTCCGGGTCGCGCGGCGCGACGAGGGCGGCGCGGGCGGCCAGGGCCTCGGCGGGCGGGGCGGCGGCGGGGCCGGCCTTGAGGATGTCGGCCCAGTAGCGGTCACCGCCGCCCAGGTGCTGGGCGAGGTCGTACAGATTCCAGCCGGGGCAGCCCGGCACGGGCGCGTCGAAGCCTGGCGCGGAGGCTATCGCGGCACGAAAGGCCGCGGACCGCTCGTCGATGAGCCGCAGCAGGGAGGGGAAGTCATGAGGTGAGGTCACCGGGAATGCCTATCACCAAGATCCACGCACCGGACACCGGATTACGCGCCCGCGCCCCCGACCCCACGCCGGACCGTGCCCGTTCGGAATTTTGCCCAGTCTGCAAAATTGCATAGCATGCACTTTCATGAGCGACGATCCGCCCCTGGGGCTGCGTGAACGCAAGAAGCGCGCCACGCGTGACGCCCTGGCGGGCGCGGCCCTGCGCATGGCCGCGGACCGGGGCTTCGAGCACGTGACCGTGGAAGCGGTCACGGAGGCGGTCGGCGTCTCCGTGCGCACGTTCTTCAACTACTTCCCGTGCCTGGAGGACGCGATCACGCGCCCCGCCCAGGAGAACGCCGAGCGGACCCGCCGGGCCGTGCTCAACGCCCCCGAGCACCTCACCGCGCTCGACGCCCTCAGCGAGGCCATCGCCCAGGAGCTCGCCTCCATCGAGGAGGACCACGAGCGCTGGGAGCTCCAGCTGGAGGTGCTGAAGAAGAGCCCGGCCCTGCTCCCCAACTTCCTGGCCGCCCGGGGCGCCGACGAGACCGCCATGGTCGCCGTCGTCGCCGAACGCCTCGGCCAGGACCCCGAGACCGACCTGTATCCCCGGCTCCTCGCGCACGTGGCCGTCGCCGCCGTGCGGGCCGCCGTCGAGGTCTGGGTGGCCACGGGCCGTACCCGTACCTTCCAGAGCCTGTACCGCGAGGCGTTCGCCTCGCTGGCCGCCGGTCTGAAGGGCTGAGCCCCCACCGCACCACCCTCCGTGCCCGTACCACTGGGCGCGGAGCCAGTCACCAGAGAATGAGGAACGTCAGCCGATGACCGCTGCCGTCACACCCGAAACCGGCGCCGCCGGTACGACCGAGGGGACCGCGTCAGGCATGACGCGCCGCCAGATACTCCAGGCCATGTCGGGCCTGATGGCCGGCATGTTCGTCGCCATCCTGGCCTCGACGGTCGTCTCCAACGCCCTGCCCCGGATCATCGCCGACCTGCACGGCACCCAGTCCTCGTACACCTGGGTCGTCACCGCCGAACTCCTCGCCATGACGGCGACCGTGCCGATCTGGGGCAAGCTCTCCGATCTGTACGACAAGAAGCTGCTCATCCAGCTCTCGCTGTCGATGTTCGTCGTCGGCTCGCTCGTCGCGGGCTTCTCGCACAGCGTCGGGCTGCTCATCGTCAGCCGTGTCGTGCAGGGCATCGGCGCGGGCGGTCTCACCGCGCTCGCCCAAGTCGTGATGGCGGCGATCATCCCGCCGCGCGAACTCGGCCGCTACTCCGGCATCTTCGGCGCCGTCTTCGCCGTCGGCACGGTCGCGGGCCCGCTGATCGGCGGGGTCCTGGTGGACACCTCCTGGCTGGGCTGGCGCTGGTGCTTCTTCATCGGCGTGCCGTTCGCACTGCTCGCGATCGTGCTGCTCCAGCTGACCCTGAAACTGCCCACGATCCGCCGCGAGGTGAGGATCGACTACGTCGGCGCCGTCCTCATCATGAGCGGGGTCAGCTCGCTGCTGCTGTGGGTGACCCTCGCGGGCAACCGCTTCGACTGGGCGTCCTGGCAGACCGCCGCGCTCGTCTCCGCCGGTGTGATCCTCCTGGCCACCGCGGTGTGGGTGGAGTCCCGGGTGGCGGAGCCGATCATCCCGCTGGACATCTTCCGCAACCGCACGGTCGCGCTGACGACCGTGGCGAGCCTGCTGGTCGGTGTCGCCATGTTCGGCGGCACGGTGTTCCTCTCCCAGTACTTCCAGATCTCGCTGGGCAAGTCCCCGACGATCGCGGGGCTGATGAGCCTGCCGATGATCCTCGGCCTGATGGTCTCGACGACCGTGGCCGGCCAGATCATCTCCTCCCGGGGCAAGTGGAAGGGCTTCCTCATCGCGGGCGGCGTCATCATGACCGCGGGCATGGGGCTGCTCTCCACGATCGGCGCCGACTCGTCGTTCGGCCTGCTCAGCGTCTACATGGTGGTCCTCGGCGTCGGCGTCGGCATGCTGATGCAGAACCTCGTGCTGGCCGCCCAGAACGACGTGCCCGCCTCCGAACTCGGCGCGGCCACCTCGGTCCTGTCGTTCTTCCGCAGCCTCGGCGGCGCCATCGGTACGAGCGCGCTCGGCGCGGTCCTCGGCCACCGGGTGGCCGAGGAGCTGAAGAAGGGCTTCGGCGGGGCGGCCGGGGGCGGCACCGGCGGCGGTGTCCCCGAACTCAGCAAGCTGCCGGAGCCGGCGCGCGTCATCGTGGAGAACGCGTACGGCGTCGCCACCGCCGACGTCTTCCTGATCGGCGCCCCCTTCGCGTTCCTGGCGCTCGTCGCGGTGCTCTTCATCAAGGAGAAGCCGCTGCGCACCCAGAGCGGCATGGAGCGCCTCGCGGAGGAAACCGCGGCGGCCCAGCCCGCCGCGCACTGACGGCGGCCGTCCGGGGCCCGCCGGGCCCCGGACGGCTTACCCGCCGCACCACCTGTCATGGTGTCGAGATGACAGCCCCCTCCCCCTCGCCCGACGACCCGTTCCCCGACCAGTTCGCCCGCACCCGGCGCTTCTCGCTGGGCGTGCCCCGGCAGTTCACCGTCTCCCCCGACGGCGAGCGGCTCCTCTTCGTCCGGGGCACCTCGGGCACCGACCCGGTGAGCCGCCTCTGGCTGTACGAGGACGGCGCGGAGCGGATGCTCGCCGACCCGCTCGGGCCGGGCTTCGCGGAGGAGGACCCCGGCGAGGTCCCGCCGGAGGAACGGGCCCGGCGCGAACGCGCCCATGAGACGTCGTCCGGCGTGGTCTCGTACGCCACGGACGCCTCGGTGCGCCTGGCGGTCCTCGCCCTCGCGGGCACCCTCTGGCTCGCCCCCACCGACGGCTCCGCCCCCCGCCGCCTGCCGACGGCCGGTCCCGCCGTGGACCCCCGCCCCTCCCCCGACGGCTCGCTGATCGCGTACGTCTCCGGCGGCGCGCTGCGTACGGTACGGGCGGACGGCACCGGCGACCGCGCCCTCGCCGGACCCGACGGCGCGCACCTCACGTACGGCCTGTCCGACTACGTGTCGCAGGAGTCCATCGGCCGTACGCGCGGCTACTGGTGGTCCCCGCGCGGCGACGCCCTCCTGGTCGCCCGCACCGACACCTCCGGCGTCCGGCGCCGCTACCTCACCGACCCGGCGCACCCCGAACGGCCGCCCCGCGAGCTGGCGTACCCGGCCGCCGGGACCCCCAACGCGAAGGTCTCGCTGCACCTCGTGCGTCTCTCCGGCGAGCGCATCCCGGTCCGGCTCCCCGAGGCGGCGGGCGACGGGCACCCCGAAGCCGCCTGGACGGACCGGGCGTTCGAGTACGTGGTGGCGGCGGGCTGGGACGACCGGGGTCCCCTGGTCTCCGTACAGACCCGGGACCAGCGCTCCGTGCACGTCCTCGCGGTGGACGAGGCGACCGGGGACACGACGACCGTGCACCGCGCACACGACCCGGCCTGGGTGGCCCTGCGCCCGGGCACTCCGCTGCGCCTGCCGTCCGGCGCGCTCGTCGTACCCGCGCACCCCGGCGGCGACACCCAGGGCCTGGACCTCGGCGGCGCTCCGACGCCCCCGGGCCTGGAGGTGCGCGAGGTGCTGGGGGCGGCGGACGGGCGGGTGTACTTCACGGGCGGCGACGAGCCCACCGAGGTCCACGTCTGGTCGTACGACACGGCCGGGGGCGGCCTGGTCCGGGTCTCCGGCATGCCCGGTGTGCACACCGCGGCGGTCGGGGGCCCGGTGGTGGTCCTCGACAGCCGGACGCCGGACGGCCATACGGTGACCGTGCTCCGGGACGGCGTGGAGGCGGGGCGCATCGCCGTCCTGGCCGAGGAACCGCTCGTCGTCCCGCGTCCCCTGGCCCTGAGCCTCGGCGCGCGCGAGCTGCGCAGCCGCCTCTATCTGCCGTCCTGGCACGCGCCGGGCGACGGACCGCTGCCGGTGCTGCTGAGCCCGTACGCCGGTCACGGCATGCAGGTCGTGCTGAAGGTGCGGACGTGGTGGACGGCGGTGGCCCAGTGGTTCGCGGAGCAGGGGTTCGCCGTGCTCGTCACGGACGGGCGGGGGACGCCCGGGCGCGGCGAGGCGTGGGAGAAGTCGGTGCACGGCGACCGCCTGACGGCCGTCCTCGATGACCAGATCGACGCCCTGCACGCGGTGGCCGCCGACCGCCCCGAGCTGGACCTGACCCGGGTGGCGATGCGCGGCTGGTCGTTCAGCGGGTATCTGGCGGCAGCGGCGGTTCTCCGGCACCCGGAGGTCTTCCACGCGGCGGTGGCGGGCGCGGCCCCGGCGGACCGGCGGCTCTACGACACCCACTGGGAGGAGCGGTTCCTGGGCCACCCGGACGTGCTGCCGGAGAACTACGACCGCAACTCGCTGCTGGACGAGGCCGCTTCGCTGACCCGGCCGCTGATGCTGGTGCACGGGCTCGGCGACGACAACGTCACCGTGGCCCACACGCTGCGCCTCTCCTCGACCCTGCTCGCCGCGGCCGCCCGCACACGGTGCTCCCGCTGTCCGGAGCCGGTCACCTGGTGGGCCGGGACCGCACGGCGAGCGGGCTGCTCCGGCTTGAGCTGGACTTCCTGCGGAGGTCGTTGGGGGGCTGACGGCCGGGTGGGGTCAGCTTTCCGGCCCCATGGGGTCGTCCAGTTCCCGCCCCGCCTCGCGCAGTGCCGCGACCGCCGCGCGGACCGAGGGCCGCCGGTCCGCGTCCGTCCGCCACACCGCGTGGACATGGCGGCGCATCAGCTGGCGCACCGGCACCAGCCGCACCCCGTCGGGCACCGGCCCCCGCCCCAGCCGGGGCGCGACGCACACTCCCATCCCGGCGGCGATCAGGGCGAGTTGCGTGTGGTGCTCGCCCGCGAGGTGGGCGATGCGCGGTTCGATGCCCTTGGAGCGGAGCGTGAACATCAGCCAGTCGTAGCAGAACTCACCCTCGGGCCAGGACACCCAGTCGTCGTCCGCGAAGTCCTCCAGGTCCACTTCGGACCGGTCGGCGAGCGGATGGTCCGACGGCATGGCGATGTCCGGGGCGTCGTCCAGCAGTTCGGCCCGGGTCAGCCCACCGGGCACCGGGAGCCGCTTGTTGCTCCAGTCCAGGACCACGGCGAGATCGATGTCGCCCCGGAGCACCGCCCGGATTCCCGCCTCCGGCTCCAGTTCCAGGGTGCGCACCCGCAGTTCGGGGTGGCCGGTGCGCAGGGCGAGCAGCGTGGCGGGGAAGAGGCCGCGCGCGGCCGTGGGGAACGCGCCGAGCCGGATCTCCCCCACGACCTCGCCGCGCTGGGCCTCGATGTCGGACTGGGCCAGCTCGACCTGCGAGAGGATGCGCGCCGCGTGGTCGGCGAGCAGCCGCCCCGCGTCGGTGAGCCGCACCCCGCGCCCGTTCCTGGCGAGGAGCTGCTGGCCGACCTCGCGCTCCAGCTTCGCCATCTGCTGCGAGACGGCCGACGTCGTGACGTGCAGCCCTTCGGCGGCGCCGCTGACCGAGCCGAGCCTGGCCAGGGCGTCCAGGGTGCGCAGGCGCTCCAGGTTCAACATGTAAGCGATGCTACGCGAAGCAGCGCACAAAATCTCACTTGTGCTAAGAGGTGGAGGCGGCGATCGTTGTCACCATGAGCGCCCCGACCGCCCCGAGAGCCATCCCCGAGCCGTGCCCGACCCCGGCCGCACCGCCGCCCTCCGCCAACGCCCCCGCTCCCACCCGGCGGCCGGCCCTGGACTGGCGGCTGCGTTTCGCGGCGCTCTCGCTGATCTGGGGCTTCAGCTTCCTCCTGATCAAGGTGGGGACCGACGCGTACGCCCCGTTCCAGGTGACCCTGGGGCGGCTCCTGTCGGGCACGGCGGTCCTCGCGGTGGTCATGGTGGTGAAGCGGGAGCGGCTGCCGCGCTCGACCAGGACCTGGGGCCATCTCGCGGTGGCGGCGTTCTTCCTCAACGCCCTGCCGTTCTCCCTGTTCGCGTACGCCGAGCTGTCCATCCCGTCCACGCTGGCGGGCATCTGCAACGCGACCTCGCCGCTCTGGGGCATGGCGCTGTCCCTCGTCGCCCTCTCGGAGGACCGGCCGACCCGCCGCCGCGTCGCCGGTCTCGGCCTCGGCTTCCTCGGCGTGCTGACGGTGCTCGGTGCCTGGCAGGGCTTCTCCGGGCTGGACTTCAGCGGCACGGCGATGGCGCTCCTGGCCTCGCTGAGCTACCCGGTCGGCTGGATCTACGTGCGCCGGACGCTGGCCGGCAGCGGCGCGTCGACCCTCGCGCTCACCGGCAGCCAGCTCTTCCTGGGCACCGTGCAACTCGCGGTCGTCACCCCGCTGTTCACCACCATTCCGGGCGGCTTCCCCATCGTGCCCACCCTGGCCGTCGTCGCGCTCGGGGCGCTTGGCACGGGCCTTGCGGTGCTGCTCCAGTACGGCCTGGTCAACGAGGTCGGGCCGACGACCGCGCAGATGGTCACCTATTTCATCCCGGTCATCGCCACGGCGGCCGGAGTGGCCGTCCTCGGCGAGCGGCTCAGCTGGAACACCCCGGTCGGCGCGCTCATCGTCCTGGCCGGGGCCGCGCTCACCCAGAGCAGACGACGCGCCTGAGGGGCCGGGGCTCACCCGTAACGCCGGTGCCTCATCCGTGTCGTCATGACCTCACCCGTAGCTCAGCGGCCTTGCCGGGCCCGCCGCCTGCGCCACCGCGTCGGCCAGCGGCCCGAGGTCCGCGTCGGTGAGCGGGGAGACGGTGATCCGGACGGCCTGGGGTGCGGCGATACGGAACCGGGCCCCGGGCGCCACCGCCCAGCCCGCCTGCAACAGCCGGGCCACCGCCCCCGTCTCGTCGCTCACCGGCACCCACACGTTCATCCCGCTGCGGCCGTACGCCTCCACACCGCGCTCCGCCAGGGCCAGGACGAGGGCGTCCCGGCGGCGGGCGTAGGAGCGGGCCACCTCGCGCGCGTCCACGGCGCCGGTGCTCCACAGGTGCACCACGGCCCGTTGCAGCAGGCGGCTGACCCAGCCGGGCCCGAGCCGCTGGCGGCCGGCCACCCGGTCGACGGTGACCGCGTCCCCGGTCAGCACCGCGACCCGCAGGTCCGGCCCGTACGCCTTGGCGACCGAACGGACGAACGCCCACCGGCCCGTGGACCCGGCCAGCGGGTACAGCGGCTGGTCCACGATGGCGTGGCCGTGGTCGTCCTCGATGAGCAGGACGTCCGGATGCCGGGCGAGGACCGCCCGCAGCCGCCCCGCCCGGTCCTCGGAGACCGTGGCCCCGGTCGGGTTCTGCGCCCGGTCCGTGATCACGACCGCCCGCGCGCCCGCCCGGAGCGCGGCTTCGAGCGCGTCCGGCAACGGCCCGTCGTCGTCCAGCGCCATCGGTTCGGGCCGCATGCCGAGTGCGGGCACCAGGTCCAGGAGTCCGCCCCAGCCGGGGTCCTCGACCGCGACCCGGTCGCCGGGCCTGAGGTGGGCGGAGAGCACCCGCTCGATCGCGTCCAGCGAGCCGGAGGCGGCGGCCACCGGCCCGTCCGGCACCCCGTCCGCGTCCATCGCGGCGCGCGCGAGCGCGGCGAACTCCGGGTCCACGGCCGCCTCTCCGTACAGCCCGGGCTCGCGGTCGTACGCCCCGGCGACCGACGCGAACGCCTC
Proteins encoded in this window:
- a CDS encoding aminotransferase class I/II-fold pyridoxal phosphate-dependent enzyme, producing the protein MLGEYRISGRRAQDIAASVERGVASGELPPGHVLPPMRELAARLEVNPNTVAAAYRTLRERGVIETAGRRGSRIRPRPASTARGSMRVEAPPGVRDLGDGSPDPALLPSLGEAFASVAGAYDREPGLYGEAAVDPEFAALARAAMDADGVPDGPVAAASGSLDAIERVLSAHLRPGDRVAVEDPGWGGLLDLVPALGMRPEPMALDDDGPLPDALEAALRAGARAVVITDRAQNPTGATVSEDRAGRLRAVLARHPDVLLIEDDHGHAIVDQPLYPLAGSTGRWAFVRSVAKAYGPDLRVAVLTGDAVTVDRVAGRQRLGPGWVSRLLQRAVVHLWSTGAVDAREVARSYARRRDALVLALAERGVEAYGRSGMNVWVPVSDETGAVARLLQAGWAVAPGARFRIAAPQAVRITVSPLTDADLGPLADAVAQAAGPARPLSYG
- a CDS encoding LysR family transcriptional regulator, producing MLNLERLRTLDALARLGSVSGAAEGLHVTTSAVSQQMAKLEREVGQQLLARNGRGVRLTDAGRLLADHAARILSQVELAQSDIEAQRGEVVGEIRLGAFPTAARGLFPATLLALRTGHPELRVRTLELEPEAGIRAVLRGDIDLAVVLDWSNKRLPVPGGLTRAELLDDAPDIAMPSDHPLADRSEVDLEDFADDDWVSWPEGEFCYDWLMFTLRSKGIEPRIAHLAGEHHTQLALIAAGMGVCVAPRLGRGPVPDGVRLVPVRQLMRRHVHAVWRTDADRRPSVRAAVAALREAGRELDDPMGPES
- a CDS encoding MDR family MFS transporter, which gives rise to MTAAVTPETGAAGTTEGTASGMTRRQILQAMSGLMAGMFVAILASTVVSNALPRIIADLHGTQSSYTWVVTAELLAMTATVPIWGKLSDLYDKKLLIQLSLSMFVVGSLVAGFSHSVGLLIVSRVVQGIGAGGLTALAQVVMAAIIPPRELGRYSGIFGAVFAVGTVAGPLIGGVLVDTSWLGWRWCFFIGVPFALLAIVLLQLTLKLPTIRREVRIDYVGAVLIMSGVSSLLLWVTLAGNRFDWASWQTAALVSAGVILLATAVWVESRVAEPIIPLDIFRNRTVALTTVASLLVGVAMFGGTVFLSQYFQISLGKSPTIAGLMSLPMILGLMVSTTVAGQIISSRGKWKGFLIAGGVIMTAGMGLLSTIGADSSFGLLSVYMVVLGVGVGMLMQNLVLAAQNDVPASELGAATSVLSFFRSLGGAIGTSALGAVLGHRVAEELKKGFGGAAGGGTGGGVPELSKLPEPARVIVENAYGVATADVFLIGAPFAFLALVAVLFIKEKPLRTQSGMERLAEETAAAQPAAH
- a CDS encoding DMT family transporter, which produces MSAPTAPRAIPEPCPTPAAPPPSANAPAPTRRPALDWRLRFAALSLIWGFSFLLIKVGTDAYAPFQVTLGRLLSGTAVLAVVMVVKRERLPRSTRTWGHLAVAAFFLNALPFSLFAYAELSIPSTLAGICNATSPLWGMALSLVALSEDRPTRRRVAGLGLGFLGVLTVLGAWQGFSGLDFSGTAMALLASLSYPVGWIYVRRTLAGSGASTLALTGSQLFLGTVQLAVVTPLFTTIPGGFPIVPTLAVVALGALGTGLAVLLQYGLVNEVGPTTAQMVTYFIPVIATAAGVAVLGERLSWNTPVGALIVLAGAALTQSRRRA
- a CDS encoding maleylpyruvate isomerase family mycothiol-dependent enzyme, which gives rise to MTSPHDFPSLLRLIDERSAAFRAAIASAPGFDAPVPGCPGWNLYDLAQHLGGGDRYWADILKAGPAAAPPAEALAARAALVAPRDPEALVAWLAESTGQLLDTLRDAGPEHGCWTWWPAGRTPQNAWGVARHRVQESAVHTYDAQCALGAPEPLPEAVGLDGVEEFLFTCVATPSPWPHAPAAFDFHASEGRSWRLVVDADGARPDRIPAPTAEGAGTAGVAARGPAGDLVLYLYDRIPADALRIEGDGKLFDLLRDWEPEA
- a CDS encoding acyl-CoA-like ligand-binding transcription factor translates to MSDDPPLGLRERKKRATRDALAGAALRMAADRGFEHVTVEAVTEAVGVSVRTFFNYFPCLEDAITRPAQENAERTRRAVLNAPEHLTALDALSEAIAQELASIEEDHERWELQLEVLKKSPALLPNFLAARGADETAMVAVVAERLGQDPETDLYPRLLAHVAVAAVRAAVEVWVATGRTRTFQSLYREAFASLAAGLKG